From ANME-2 cluster archaeon:
GGAGTTGATAGAGACGGGCCGCGTGGAAGATGTGTTCGCGGGGGCGGCTGATGACCGGACACGGGCCTTTATAGAAGGGGAGATGGTGTGTTGAAGGGTGGGATTATGCTGAAATGAAGGATTTTTTGTTGGTTTGAATAAGCATAAAACAGTTTCAAAGCAATAAATCGTTTTGTTTATGTATACGAAGACAATGTACTGTCAGTACGGTAATAGTTATTGCTATCCGCGCTCATTCTCATGCTCCTGAAAGGCGATAGATTTCTAGAGCACCCTTAAAATCCAAAAATTCGGCGCCCTAAAAGCATTTGAACTAAACAAAGAAAGTAGATGACCATATGATAGAATGCAAAAATATAGATGAAGTTAGGGTAAATATAGACGTAATTGATCGAGAGATAGTAAAGTTGCTATCTGAAAGAAGCAAATATGTTAGACAGGCTGCAAAATTTAAGAAAAATACTGATGATGTACAAGCTCCAAAACGTGTAGAAGAAGTTATAGCAAAAGTAAGAAATCTTGCTTTGGAATATGGATTAAACCCTGAAATAATTGAGCAGATATATCGCACAATGATTGCATGCTTTATTGAGTTTGAAATGAAAGAGCATAGAAAATAAATTATCCTGGAAACCGATGAGTCAAGATAATAGGCATAAGGAATTTAAATATATACTTTAATAAAGAACAACATGCGATTTAAGGTAGTTATAGAAGAAGATGAAGAAGTCGGTGGTTATGTAGTTAGTTGTCCGAGCCTTCCAGGCTGTTTTTCACAGGGGGATACTATTGAAAAAGCCTTAGAAAATATAAAAGAAGCTATACAGGCATGCCTCGAGTCTCTTGCTGAAGATGAAATTCAATCGTATTTGACCAAACCCTCAACCCAAGTAATTGA
This genomic window contains:
- a CDS encoding chorismate mutase, with amino-acid sequence MIECKNIDEVRVNIDVIDREIVKLLSERSKYVRQAAKFKKNTDDVQAPKRVEEVIAKVRNLALEYGLNPEIIEQIYRTMIACFIEFEMKEHRK
- a CDS encoding type II toxin-antitoxin system HicB family antitoxin, which encodes MRFKVVIEEDEEVGGYVVSCPSLPGCFSQGDTIEKALENIKEAIQACLESLAEDEIQSYLTKPSTQVIDMVA